A window from candidate division KSB1 bacterium encodes these proteins:
- a CDS encoding acetyl-CoA C-acetyltransferase, translating into MVNNKEAVIVSACRTAVGAFNGALATVPATKLGSIVIEEALKRVNINTSDVDEVIMGCVLPAGLGQAPARQAALGAGLPTNVECMTINKVCGSGLKAVMLATQAILLGDADIIVAGGMENMSQAPYYLEKARQGYRLGHGQLVDGLIKDGLWDVYNNYHMGNAAELCAREKTITRQDQDEFAELSYKRALAAQESGWFTDEIVPVSISQRKGDPLSVSEDEEPKKVNFDKMKTLRPAFDEDGTVTAANASKINDGAAAIVVMSADKAKELGIEPLVTIKGQASFAHKPEWFTTAPIGAIQKVLKKSNLDLNEIDLFEINEAFSVVLLAAQRELAIPMDKINIHGGAVAIGHPIGASGARILTTLIYALKRTNLKKGLVTLCIGGGEAAALTVES; encoded by the coding sequence ATGGTAAACAATAAAGAAGCTGTAATTGTGAGTGCTTGCAGGACTGCGGTGGGTGCTTTCAATGGAGCATTGGCAACAGTACCCGCTACAAAACTTGGTTCAATTGTAATTGAAGAAGCTTTGAAACGTGTGAATATAAATACATCAGATGTGGATGAAGTGATTATGGGGTGTGTTTTACCCGCAGGGCTTGGCCAAGCCCCGGCACGCCAAGCTGCCTTAGGTGCTGGTTTACCAACCAATGTTGAATGTATGACCATCAATAAAGTATGTGGTTCCGGATTAAAGGCAGTTATGTTGGCAACTCAGGCGATTCTCCTTGGCGATGCAGATATTATTGTGGCTGGCGGTATGGAAAACATGAGTCAAGCTCCGTATTATCTGGAAAAAGCCAGGCAAGGCTATAGACTGGGCCACGGCCAATTAGTTGATGGCTTGATTAAAGATGGTTTGTGGGATGTTTACAATAATTATCATATGGGAAATGCAGCTGAACTTTGTGCTCGAGAGAAAACCATTACGCGGCAGGATCAGGATGAATTTGCAGAGTTGAGTTATAAACGTGCTTTGGCGGCACAAGAATCAGGCTGGTTTACAGATGAGATTGTTCCGGTTTCAATCTCGCAGAGAAAAGGGGATCCCCTGTCTGTTTCCGAAGATGAGGAACCGAAGAAAGTTAACTTTGATAAGATGAAAACTTTACGACCTGCATTCGATGAAGATGGAACAGTGACTGCTGCCAATGCCTCAAAGATCAATGATGGTGCTGCTGCGATAGTTGTTATGTCGGCAGATAAAGCCAAGGAACTAGGCATCGAACCACTTGTGACGATCAAAGGCCAGGCATCTTTTGCACATAAACCGGAATGGTTTACGACTGCGCCAATTGGTGCAATTCAAAAAGTTTTAAAGAAATCTAATCTCGATCTAAACGAAATAGACTTATTTGAAATTAATGAAGCATTTTCTGTGGTACTGTTGGCAGCCCAGAGAGAATTAGCTATTCCGATGGATAAAATAAACATTCATGGCGGCGCGGTTGCTATAGGGCATCCAATCGGGGCAAGTGGCGCTCGAATCTTAACAACTCTTATTTATGCTTTAAAGCGTACCAATTTGAAGAAGGGCTTAGTGACTCTTTGTATAGGTGGTGGAGAAGCTGCAGCTTTAACAGTGGAGAGCTGA
- a CDS encoding 3-hydroxybutyryl-CoA dehydrogenase — protein MNENRVVVIGAGTMGNGITHIFAQRGYKVSLVDIRQEFLARALNAIEKNLDRQIKKELISETDKKETLKRVSTSTDFAEVKDAFLYIEAVPENARLKCDIFRKLDVITTEGAIIASNTSSISITELAAATNRPENVIGMHFMNPVPVMTLIEVIRGLATSDDTLNTIIEVSKKLGKTPVEVHDYPGFISNRVLMPMINEAIYCLMEGVANEESIDTVMKLGMNHPMGPLRLADFIGLDVCLNIMNVLYEGFGDPKYRPCPLLKKMVTAGYLGKKSGRGFYNY, from the coding sequence ATGAACGAAAATAGGGTGGTTGTGATTGGTGCGGGGACAATGGGAAATGGTATTACTCATATTTTTGCCCAACGTGGTTACAAAGTAAGTTTAGTTGATATAAGACAAGAATTTTTGGCTCGTGCTCTAAACGCAATTGAGAAAAATCTTGATCGACAAATCAAAAAAGAATTGATATCCGAAACAGATAAAAAGGAAACTTTAAAGAGGGTCTCTACATCAACCGATTTTGCCGAGGTTAAAGATGCTTTTCTCTATATCGAAGCAGTTCCTGAGAATGCGAGATTAAAATGCGATATTTTCAGAAAACTTGATGTAATCACTACAGAAGGAGCAATTATTGCTTCTAATACATCATCGATTTCAATCACGGAATTAGCGGCTGCGACCAATCGACCGGAAAATGTGATTGGTATGCATTTTATGAATCCTGTCCCGGTTATGACATTGATTGAAGTAATTCGTGGACTCGCAACATCGGACGATACATTAAATACAATCATAGAAGTTTCAAAAAAACTTGGTAAAACGCCGGTTGAGGTTCATGATTATCCGGGTTTTATTTCGAATCGTGTACTCATGCCGATGATTAACGAAGCAATTTATTGTCTTATGGAAGGTGTTGCAAACGAAGAGTCAATCGATACTGTGATGAAATTGGGAATGAACCATCCAATGGGTCCTTTAAGGTTAGCGGATTTTATTGGCTTGGACGTTTGTTTAAATATAATGAATGTCCTTTATGAAGGATTCGGAGATCCAAAATATCGACCCTGTCC